The segment GGCATCACCCGCATGATCGTCGAGCTCGGCCGCCGCGTCGGCCACGAGGCCGAAGCGAAGCGGGTCGCCGAGGACATCGAGGACAAACGCAAGGCGCTCGCCGAAAAAGCCACGAAGCTCCCCAGGAGACGCGTGCTCTTCGTGTTCGACGCCGCGCCCATCGTCGTCGCCGGCCCCGGCAGTTTTCCCGACGAGCTCGTCCGTCTGGCCGGCGGGGAAAACGTGATCACCCGCGGCGGCGCGTACCCGACGATCGGCCTCGAGCACCTGCTCGCCCTCGATCCCGACGTCCTGCTCGACGGCGCCTCCGACATGCGCGCCACCAAGAGCCTGCGTGAGCGTGTCGAGGGCGCCCCCGGATGGCGCGAGCTCCGCGCCGTCCAGAAAGGCCAGATCCACTTCGTCGGCTCCGACGTCTTGCGCCCCGGCCCCCGCATCGCTGATGGACTTCTCACCGTCGCTCGTGCCATCCACGGCGACACCTTCAAGCCATGACCCGCTCGCCCGCCCGCGTCCGCGCCGATGCCCTGCTCGTCACCCGAGGCCTCGCCGAGAGCCGCGCCCAGGCCCAGGCCCTCATCATGGCCGGCAAGGTCAGCACCGAGGGCTCGCGCGTGGACAAACCCGGCGCGCTCCTCGTGCCCGACGCGCTCCTCCAGGTCGCCGCCCCGCCGCGCTTCGTCTCCCGCGGCGGCGACAAGCTCGACCACGCGCTCGCGACCTTCGTGGCCCAGGGCCTCGACGTCACGGGCCGCAGGTGTGTCGACGTCGGCGCCTCCACGGGTGGCTTCACCGATTGCCTGCTCCAGCGCGGCGCCGCGCTCGTCGTGGCCGTCGACGTCGGCTACGGCCAGCTCGCCGAGAAGCTCCGCCAGGATCCACGCGTCGACGTCCGCGAGCGCGTCAACGCGCGTGAGCTCTCGCGGAGCGACCTGCCCGAGGGCGTCGACCTCGTGGTCGTGGACGCCTCGTTCATCGGGATCGGCAAGCTCATCGGCGCCATCGCGGCCATGCTCGACGCGGGCGGCGACCTCGTCGCCCTGGTCAAGCCGCAGTTCGAGGCGGGCCGGGAAGCGGCCTCGCGGGGGCGGGGCGTCATCCGGGACAAGGAGACGCGGGAGGGCGCGATCGCCGCGGCGCGTCGCGACATCGAGGCGGCCGGCTTCGAGGTCGTGGCCGAGGTCGACAGCGCGGTCCATGGGCCGAAGGGCAACGTGGAGCGGTTCGTCTGGGCGCGCCGCCGCGCCGGTTGATCCCGAGGGGCTGACGATTCGCGGCGATGATGGTACTCATCGGCCCGGCTCGGGGTGTCTCGCGGTCTCCGCGGCCCTTGCCGGCGAGGAGAAGTCGATGCTCGGACGACGGCGTTGGGTGATGGCAATCGTGGCCCTCGGCGCGAGCGCGCTGGGGCTCACCGCGTGCACCCCGAAAGACGCGCCGCAGAAGGACGCCGCCGGCAAGGATCCGAGCGCGCCCGCGGCCCTCGAGCCCTGGAAGGTCGGCGCGTACCTGAGCCTGTCCGGCGCCGAGACGCAGTTCGGCATCGAGACCAAGGAGGGCATCGAGCTCGCGGTCTTCGAGGTCAACAAGAAGGGCGGCGCGAAGGGCCGGCCGGTGAAGGTCCTCTACGAGGACAACAAGTCGAACCCGCAGGAGACGAACAACAAGGTCCTGCAGCTCGTCACGCGGGACAAGGTCGTCGCGCTGCTCGGCGAGGTCGCCTCCTCGCGCTCCACGATCGGCGGCATCGTGGCGAACAAGCACAAGGTCCCGATGATCACCTCGAGCGCGACGGCGCCGGAGGTCACGCAGATCGGGCCCTTCGTCTTCCGCGTCTGCTTCACCGACGACATCCAGGGCCAGATGGGCGCCGAGTTCGTGGTGAAGACCATGGGCAAGAAGCGCATCGGCATGCTCTTCGCCTCGGACGACGTCTACTCCTCGGGCCTCGCCTCGCAGTTCCGCGAGGCGGCGAAGAAGCTCGGCGGCGAGATCGTCGTGGAGAAGAGCTTCATCAAGACCGAGACGAACTTCACGACGTACATCAACGAGATCCGCGACGCGAAGCCCGACCTCGTCTACGCGCCGATCTACTACAACGCGATGGTCCCGATCGCGCGCCAGGCGAAGGCCGCGGGTCTGCCGGGCAGCACGTTCGTCGGCGGCGACGGCTGGGACGCCGAGACGCTGCTCGTGGACGCGGGCGAGGAGATGGAGGGCGCGTACTTCACGAACCACTACGCGCCCGACGTGCCCTGGCCCCACGCGCAGGCCTTCCTCAAGGCCTACAAGGAGCGCTTCAAGCGCGACCCGTCGAGCCTCGCGTCGCTCGGCTACGACTCGGCCATGCTCCTCTTCGACGCCATGGGCCGCGCCAAGGGCGACACGCCCGAGGCCATCCGCGACGCGATCGCCGAGACCAGGGACTTCCAGGGCGCGACGGGCACGATCACCATCGACCCGAGCCGCAACGCGGACAAATCCATCGTGATCGTCCAGATCAAGAACAAGAAGTTCACCTACTTCGCGACGGTGAACGACAAGGCGGCGGCGAAGCCCTGAGGCGCGAGGTCGAGTGAACGCCATGGCCATGAAGATCCTCAACGCCCTCATCACGGGCCTCGCGCAGGGGTCGATGATCGCGCTCGTGGCCCTCGGCTACACGATGGTCTACGGCATCCTGAAGCTCATCAACTTCGCCCACAGCGAGGTCTTCATGATGGGCGCCTTCATCGGCTTCTTCGCCATCACGGCCATCGGCGGCAAGGACGCGCCGCTCATCGCCGGCGTGGGCGGGACGCTGCTCGCCATGGCCTTCGCGGGCCTGCTCGGCATGCTCGTCGAGAAGGTCGCCTACGCGCCGCTGCGCACGCGCGGCAAGGGCAAGGCGAACAGCCGCATCACCCCGCTCGTCACGGCGCTCGGCATGAGCGTGCTCTTGCAGAACCTCGCGCAGCTCCTCTTCACCGCGCAGTACCGCGGCTACCCGCAGCTCTTGCCGATCGAGCACACGCGCAAGGTCATCTTCATCTCGGCCTTCTCCGTGATGGTCGCGCTTCAGTTCCTCGTGCACAAAACCTGGATGGGCAAAGCGATGCGCGCCCTCAGCGTGAACATCGAGGCCGCGCGCCTCATGGGCATCCGCACGAGCCGGGTCATCTCGATCACCTTCATCGTGGGCTCGATGCTCGCCGCGCTCGGCGCCGTCCTCTACTGCCTCGATCAGTCGCAGGTGTATCCGACGATGGGCGTGGTGATCGGCACGCGCGCCTTCGTCGCGGCCGTCATCGGCGGCATCGGCAACATCCCGGGCGCGATGCTCGGCGGCCTGCTCATCGGCATCATCGGCGAGATGACCAAGCTCACGGCGTACTCCGGCCTGCAGGATGTCCTGGTCTTCACGGCTCTCATCGCCGTGTTGCTCGTCAAGCCGACGGGCCTGCTCGGAAAAGCCTCGATCGAGAAGGTTTAGGCGCGGCGGGCCCTGACCGACGGGCCGCTTGCGTTATATCCTGGAGGCCATGATGCGGCGCTTGATCCTCGCCTCCGCCTTCGTCCTCGGCGCATGCGCGCCGGGCGCCCCGGCCAACTGGGCCCGCGGCGGCGCGATGCTCGACGTGCCCCGCGCCCGCTGGGTCGTCGGCTCGTCGGTCGTCGACGTCCATCCGAACGGGCGCGTCACGATCAACGACAGCGAAGAGCTCACCGTCGACCGCGGCGGACGCGTCTACGACCCGAACAACGAGCCCGTCGCGTTGCTCGAGCCCGGCGGCAAGCTCGTCGGCCCCGGCGACAAGCTGCTCGGCAACGTGGGCATCCTGCACGCCTCGCAGGGCGACGAGCCCCACGCCTGGCTCAGCGTCCTGCCCACGGGGGAGGTCGTCCGTTACGAGGGCGACGGCTCGCGCAGCTCGCTCGGCGTCTGGATCGGCTGCAACCAGAACTACCTGCAGCACCAGACGTGTACGCTCGTCAGCCATTTGCTCACGCCCCGCATCATCGCGCGGACGCAGAACATGAACGGCTACATGCCCCGGGGCCTCGGCTGGGGCCCCGGGTACATGCCCGGCATGGGCTTCGGCATGCCCTGGCGGTGAGCGGCGGCTCGCCCTACTTCAACAACCAGCCGAACAGCAGCCGCTTCGTCGCGTCCCGCGACACCTGCGCGATCGAATCGACGAGCGGGATCTCCTTCGGACAAACCTCCACGCAGTTCTGCGACTTGCCGCAGTCCTGCACGCCGCCCTCGCCCATGACCGTCTCGAGCCGCGCGTTTTTGTGCAGCGCCCCCGACGGGTGCATGTTGAAGAGCCGCACCAGGTTCAGCGCGAACGGCCCGACGAACTGCGTCGAATCGTTGTACTGCGGGCAAGCCTCGACGCAGCACCCGCACGTCATGCAGCGCGACAGCGGGTAACGCTCCTGCTGCGCCTCGGGTGACTCGCGTGGACCCGGGCCGAGCTCGTGCGTCCCGTCGATGTCGATCCAGGCCTTCACCTTCTTCATGTCGTGGAACATGCGCTCGCGATCGACGATGAGGTCCCGCACGAGCGGGAACTTCGTCATCGGCTCGACCGTGATCACCTCGCCGTTCGGCGCGATCTGGTCCACGAGCGCCGAGCACGCCTGACGCACGCGGCCGTTGATGATCATCGTGCAGGCGCCGCAGACCTCTTCGAGGCACGACGACTCCCACACCACGGGCGCGACGTCCTTGCCGTCGACCGTGCGTGGCTCCTTCTGCACCTGCTGCAGCGCGCTGATCACGTTCATCTGCGGCAGGTAGGGGACCTTGAACTCCTCGTACCGCTTCGTCTCCGGGAGATCCGGCCCGTCCTGGCGCTTGACGCGCAGATGCACGAGACGCCCGGTGCCCTTCGTCGTGTCGCTGTTCGCCATGGTCAAACGCTCTTCTGCTGCTCGGCGGCAGCCGGCTGTTGCGTGATCTTCCCGGTCGCGGCCGCGCTCGCCGCGCCGGCCTGCTCGTACTTGCGTTCACGCGGCGCGACGAGGCTCGCGTCGACCGCGTCCGTCACGTGGACCGGCTGCCCGGCGCACGTGTAGTCGAACTCCCGGACGAACTTCACCGCGCCCTTCTGCTCGTGCTTCGCGAGCGTCGTGCGCATCCAGTCGGCGTCGTTGCGCTTCGGGAACGCGGG is part of the Polyangium spumosum genome and harbors:
- a CDS encoding ABC transporter substrate-binding protein, with amino-acid sequence MKRRAFVLATLALAACSRGSGKEKKLRVVSLSPSTTEVMFAIGAGGLLVGRSRYCDFPKEAAALPVVGGYADPNVEAIVALAPTLVVGARGPAGPVLEEGLRAHGIDTFFPETESLDGITRMIVELGRRVGHEAEAKRVAEDIEDKRKALAEKATKLPRRRVLFVFDAAPIVVAGPGSFPDELVRLAGGENVITRGGAYPTIGLEHLLALDPDVLLDGASDMRATKSLRERVEGAPGWRELRAVQKGQIHFVGSDVLRPGPRIADGLLTVARAIHGDTFKP
- a CDS encoding TlyA family RNA methyltransferase, producing the protein MTRSPARVRADALLVTRGLAESRAQAQALIMAGKVSTEGSRVDKPGALLVPDALLQVAAPPRFVSRGGDKLDHALATFVAQGLDVTGRRCVDVGASTGGFTDCLLQRGAALVVAVDVGYGQLAEKLRQDPRVDVRERVNARELSRSDLPEGVDLVVVDASFIGIGKLIGAIAAMLDAGGDLVALVKPQFEAGREAASRGRGVIRDKETREGAIAAARRDIEAAGFEVVAEVDSAVHGPKGNVERFVWARRRAG
- a CDS encoding ABC transporter substrate-binding protein, giving the protein MAIVALGASALGLTACTPKDAPQKDAAGKDPSAPAALEPWKVGAYLSLSGAETQFGIETKEGIELAVFEVNKKGGAKGRPVKVLYEDNKSNPQETNNKVLQLVTRDKVVALLGEVASSRSTIGGIVANKHKVPMITSSATAPEVTQIGPFVFRVCFTDDIQGQMGAEFVVKTMGKKRIGMLFASDDVYSSGLASQFREAAKKLGGEIVVEKSFIKTETNFTTYINEIRDAKPDLVYAPIYYNAMVPIARQAKAAGLPGSTFVGGDGWDAETLLVDAGEEMEGAYFTNHYAPDVPWPHAQAFLKAYKERFKRDPSSLASLGYDSAMLLFDAMGRAKGDTPEAIRDAIAETRDFQGATGTITIDPSRNADKSIVIVQIKNKKFTYFATVNDKAAAKP
- a CDS encoding branched-chain amino acid ABC transporter permease: MAMKILNALITGLAQGSMIALVALGYTMVYGILKLINFAHSEVFMMGAFIGFFAITAIGGKDAPLIAGVGGTLLAMAFAGLLGMLVEKVAYAPLRTRGKGKANSRITPLVTALGMSVLLQNLAQLLFTAQYRGYPQLLPIEHTRKVIFISAFSVMVALQFLVHKTWMGKAMRALSVNIEAARLMGIRTSRVISITFIVGSMLAALGAVLYCLDQSQVYPTMGVVIGTRAFVAAVIGGIGNIPGAMLGGLLIGIIGEMTKLTAYSGLQDVLVFTALIAVLLVKPTGLLGKASIEKV
- the sdhB gene encoding succinate dehydrogenase iron-sulfur subunit yields the protein MANSDTTKGTGRLVHLRVKRQDGPDLPETKRYEEFKVPYLPQMNVISALQQVQKEPRTVDGKDVAPVVWESSCLEEVCGACTMIINGRVRQACSALVDQIAPNGEVITVEPMTKFPLVRDLIVDRERMFHDMKKVKAWIDIDGTHELGPGPRESPEAQQERYPLSRCMTCGCCVEACPQYNDSTQFVGPFALNLVRLFNMHPSGALHKNARLETVMGEGGVQDCGKSQNCVEVCPKEIPLVDSIAQVSRDATKRLLFGWLLK